One Triticum dicoccoides isolate Atlit2015 ecotype Zavitan chromosome 3B, WEW_v2.0, whole genome shotgun sequence genomic window, TTTCTGAACTTTCTAATGCATTGAAGAGATGAACTTGGAACAATTCTTACATCTCACATTGCAAGCCCTTGGCTCAGTGACCACTCAATCCCATCATGGTTTGCTACTTTCTGAATCACACAAGAAAGCAACAAAACAACCATTTATAGCTACTGGTAGCTTTAGCCTAAGCTCACATTACTCATCAATCTCATAGAAACCTCAAGCTTACTAACAAAACTAGTGGCCTCCTCGTCCTTGCAGGGGAGGTTACATACGTATATTCAGGAGATCAGAACAGCACGAGAACGATGACACTAGCCATGGCAATAAGCAGCGCAATACTTGCCTTCAACCCAGCAGCCCCATTCAAGCCCCAGACACGGACGTCGTCTATCACCGGCCCGCAGAGCGAGCTGTGGTCGTCGCTTCTCGTGTTGTAGTAGACGCTGTAGAGCGCAACGCGTGTCCTCTCAGCGCGCGCCGTGAAGTTCACGTTCACGGCCTGGCTCGTGGCGTTGCCCATGGGGGAGTAGTGGAAGTTCTGGGCCTGGTCGCCGGCGAATGCCATGACAGCCATTGGCGGCTGGCACGAGTCGCCTGCCGAGCCCAGCGTGAACGTCAGGGTGTACGCCTTCTGAGGGGTCGTCTCCACCATCTGCGAGATGATGCCCTCCTTGCCGGAGAGAAGCTCGATGGCGCGCTTCCCCTGGGGCACGGTGTACTGGTCGGAGTCGACGAAGCGGACTGCGCGGTTCGACTCGATCATCCACCCTGGCAAGGCCGATGTCTGCTCGTCAAGGTTCGTCGGGAGCAGGACACCGAAGCTTGTGTTTGGAAACATCCATGGCCCCTCCTCAAAGTCTCCATTGATCACCATGTTCTCTGCTCAAAACAAAGACACCACAGAATACAAGCAGGGACAATGAGCTAGAGTACTTCTAACCAGTGTAACAGTTACCAAAAACATGGAGAGCGCTACAGAAACTTCATTGTATACCCTTTGCTTTGTCGGGGGAGAAGAGCTTCTTGATGGCCACGTTGTCAAGGATAGGCCCGCAGGTCGGGTCGTCCTCCATGCCAGGGTTCCTAAACTCAATGCTCGCCTGCTCATCCACTGCTTGGAAAGCCAGGGCATATGCATCCCAGCCTTCTATGCTGTAAAGTGTCTGCAAGTCGACTGTCTGTGATACGCTCCCGGCGGAGATGTTCAGTGACTCCAGCTGCGCGCAGGTCCGGGCGGCACTGAATGTGATCGCGTACTCTGAGCCCTTCTCAACCTCCACCACCTGCCCAATGCCTGCATCATTCCCTAGCCGCACAGCATGATCCCCTGCCATCAAATCAAACCCAAATGTTTAAACACATGCACCGCATACCAAATGAACTCGGGTGTTAACTGATTATCGTTCAGAGACATACAGTTCAAGAGGATACGTACCTTGTGGAACAATAAGGATCATGCCACCCTGGTGCTGGCCTGCGGAAATGAGCTCAACTGTTCCATTGATCGTCCAGCTTGGGATCGCCGCGCCCTCGGAAACTGAAGCCGATTTGACGAAACCGCCAGGTGGTGCTGTCTCGAAATCACCATTCATCAGCAGGCCTGTTTCGCAAGGGTCATATGCTCATGTAAGTGCCATGGCCAGATCAATACCAAATCATAGTAACTATTACTCCCTATGTATCAAAATGtacgatgttttttgacactatgaTAGTGTCAACAAGCGTCTTATATTTTGATTCGGAGGCAGTAGTACGCAAGACAGCAAATGCTAAGGAACCTCTACTGAATATGTACTCCGCGTGACAACTGTAAATGATACACTCCAACTGCTCTGCAATCAAAACCATAGTACTCGTATTTATCACAGATGCTAAaagaatgtactccctccgtcccataatgtaagacgttttttatcactagtgtagtgtcaaaaaatgtcttacattgtgGGACCGAGGGAGTACAATATATAGCTGTACGAGGCTGTATAGGATGGACCATCGTAAATATATATAGTACACTATGGGCTGGACGCTTGCTACATAGGTACTAAAAGAATGCAGTCCTACTAATAAATTGGACAGATCTGATAAGTAAAAACCCAATCTATACTTCATGTACGGTGAAATGAGCAGAGCAGTCACACTAGAGTAAAGATAGTTTTCTTTTTATTGAAGCGCacaccgtagaacaattgttctacggtaagattatcatatactccctccgttcctaaatgtaagtctttgtagagattccactataaaccgcatacggatgtatatagatgcattttaagtttagTAACATACTActatttctactccctccgttccttttgctccgtatgtagtccacctagtgcaaTCTCTAcagagacttatatttaggaacggagggagtagaaatagTAGTATGTTACAAAGGGGAAGGAGAAAAAATAGAAAAGGCTAAGCAAAAATTATTGATGAGCAGgacatcaacctactccggttttTGGGAACCTGCTCATTATGTGGTCAGAAAGAAGCTAGTAGCTGCCAACATCACAGATGTGGAGAAATCCAATCACTGAAGCTGTTCAAATACTTGGTCTTCACTCTGTGCTTCAGGAGAATTAAGTCTTCCTTCAATCTGTACCTCCAACAGTTGATCCTCGGGACCTCTTGCTTGAATATTTCCCCTTTAAAGGAAAAAATATCGGATAGTCCAGTTTTACGCCAAGACTTAATAACAGTGCTAAAAACAGAAGCACATCCTAATTTTTTCCGTTGTACACCCGAGGCAATTCATGGGAGGCAGTACTACTATACTGGTGCTAGTACTAAGGCCACCTTGATTACGCGTCACTGTTCTCACAAGGACGGCCAGCCATGAGCCATGTGAGTGGCCACGCCCAGCCATCTTTATGCGGTGAGGGCGAGGGAGACATCCACCAAACCCGGCCTATCGTGGAGGTACCATGGACATGGAGCCCCATGCACATTGCGACCTAGGGCAGCGCAATGCAGACCAAGACGCGTAAATTTGGGGAGGTGAAGGTACTACGGAGGCAATAAAAAAGATGTGGGACGGTCCCTCGCGGCCACGGCCATCCTTTGAATAAGCCATTTGACCCTACGAGACCATTCATTACACCCTTCGCGGGACGCTGGGTTCTGCTGTGCTGCTCCGCCTGGATCCCAGTTTCTTATTGCAGCGCGTGATATCTGTTTGACTTGCTGTGACGCCGTCGGCACAGTAATAAAGGTCGACGGAACCTCTTGAGACAATGCAGGAAAAGTCTGTAAATTTTATGAATCTTCATGGTGGTTTCAGTTTCAGCAAACATTTGCACAGAACATCCTTGTCACAAAGATATGAGACTCACCTGGGGCTGGGGGTTATCGGTCATTTTCAAACTAACAAAAACTTGCCTAATAAGTAATACTGTAACACATAAACATATGGCATGTTATTTAATCCCATGTTTCTTCGGAGAAGGCACATGCAGAGATGCAGTAAACTAAACAAGAGGCAAACTCAACTGAAGCAGGAGGCGTTATTATGCAAGTGGAAAACTCGTATCTGCCATGAGAAGCAGCGGCAATAAACATAACGACAGTGGATGAAAAGTTTTGGCGCAAGAGAGGGACAGTTCAGAGTTGATACACAAGTAACAGGACATGACCAAAAAAAAAAGGAAATTACAGCTAGCGTTTCACGTTTTCTTCTCCGAACTCTGAATGATTCGTATCAGAGCACGCGCACGCACCGTATTTGAAACTATCTTGTTGGTCCCGCTGTGCTCGCCTTTCAGGACGGACTCTTTACTTTGCAACAATGGAGTATATACCTTATGATGCTCTAAAAGGTAGTGGGAAATGCTTCATTTAACTCAGTGTCCACCCACTCATTCCTCACCagcgcaaaaaagaaagaaaaaagctgTGATTCCTAATGCACGCAATGTTCCAAGGCCCATGATTTTCTCTACTACTGATGAGATCTGATTTCGCCAGCTAAATACCGCACTCAAAGACGGCCGAAATCGCTTCAAATGAGCAGTTGCAGACGAGCAACAAGGCTGTCTATGGACTATGGGTCGAGAAAGGGGAAGAGCAGAAAGGGGCGGAAGAGCGAGCATACCGTCCTCCACCGGAGCGGCCGAGGCGAGACGACGAGAGGGCGCCAGCAGAAGAAGCGCCAGCCCCAGACCCAGCAATGCGAGCCCTCGCTCCATCCCCTCCTCCGCCTAGCAGCTAGCCCCCTCAGGCCCCCGGCTCCCTCACCACCCTTTCGTCCTCGATGTGTAGAAGAGTGGGGGGTGGGAGGTGGGAGTGGGAGTGAGGTGAGTGGAGATTGCAGGCTGACGAAGAAGGGGGCACCGGTGACGGGTGCAGCCAAGAGACTCTGCTTGTGCTCTGCTCGCCCGCCCACGCCCTGCTTTTTATGGTACCCGGATTCCCTTTCCTTTGGCGCTTGGTTCGCCACCCCCGTTATTTTTATTTTCTACATTTTCATTCACAGGGATGGGGTCTGGTGGTGGTGGGGACAGTGGGGCACTGGGTGAGAAATGCGGCAATAGTCAATAGGGCTCTAGAGGCTACCTGCCTTTAGCTTTTTGCAGCGTTTTGGTGCCACTTTGTCGAGCACCCAAAACGACTGCACCACCGCTACAGTGCTGCTCTTTTCTTGCGGTAAAAATAAAAATTAGTCCACCAATGATCGGCTCGACCCCCAAACCCCGTTCGCACAAGTAGGTGTGAGGTGAGGTCATGTTCCAGTACTATCATTAGCAAGAGGAGCTACTAGCTTCATGAGCACTTATGGTCACCTTCCATAAGTTTAGGTGGAAGTTTAATCTGCTCATCACTGCATGCGGAGTCACACGATAACCAACATGCGGTGGTGTACACTCTACAGTGGAATCATGAGCATAGAGTCTGTCTTCAGTTTCTTTGCTTTTAtctctactagtagtagtactagatgATTGTGGTTGCGGAACTAAACGAGCAAAAGGAAATTCAGTGACACATCGATAATACAGTGGAATATAGTTTAAGAGGTAATAGCACTGCAGGTCCCTGAACTTGTCATGAAGGTGATGGTTTGGTCCTCAAACTTGAAAAAGCGGATTATTTGGTCCTTGAACTTGTAATGGAGGTGCAAGTTTGGTCCTGGGCGAATCACAGCTCGCCAAGTGGAGCCAGCTGGGCTTGGCTGGTCAGCGCCGCACATTTTGCAATTTCCCCCCTGCCTTCAGCCTTAATCTACCCGCACTACACCTCGTCCGCGCTTGCACTGCTATTACCTCATGTTGAAACCAGCCGCAGTCCATGCATGCTTGGTGATCAGCGACAATGGACCTTGCACAAAAATGGAAATGGGCAGTCTGGACTCTGGAGCTGGGTAGCAGCGGGCAGGCTTTTTTTCACGTGCCTACGCGGCTATGCCAGAGATGGTTTACGTACATGCATAGACTGTATTTACcctaaagccacacaaaaaaaaaacgTCGTAAAGTACTCAACTACAATACCACAAAATGTGTTTAGATCAGTTCCGGTCAACTCATGAACAAGGATAAAAAGAAGCAACCAAGGTAATTAGAGAGATGACATATGCCGACGAATGCAACAATGAAAGAACTTATAAGTTAGTTGATTGAAAGAAGAACCAAATTAAGGACGGACAGGGGTGACGATGACGCTGATAGTTATGCATGTGCATAACTTTCTAATTTTTGTAGCATTGTCGGATTTTGCGCGGTGCTGATAATTATGCATGTGCCTAAACTGGTTAATTATTTAGCACATTGTAAGCAAAGTAAAGCAAACTTGGTAGTTTTTCCAAGCACCTACACTAtatgttttttttcttcttttactGAAAAGGGGATGGCCCCGGCTGATAATGCACACAATCATTTTATTAAACTTAGTAACCGAGTACCAGCCATTTTGTCGCATGATGCACTGTACGCACTCTTGTATGGCAGGGTTGTGGGAAAATGTTAATGCACGGCTATGAAAACCCGCTTTCTCAGATATTAAATTAACCGTTATTCATTTTTATTCTAGACCTTGCCAGTCACCGTGAATAAAAAGAACTAGCCGTGTTGTTAAAATAGTAATGTGTATGTGACTTCCTAGAAAAAGGAATGCGCCTTTTTGTGAACACACGTATGTGTGAAGAAAAAAATGCACAAATAATTTCTGACATCGTTGCTCTATTTTGTCTTGGATTCTTTAGTTTGACGTATTGTTCTTAAATTTCCAACTTAGGAATGCCATGCCTGTCACAAAGGCATACGCCTCATCTAGGATTTATTCTCATCCATTCGTCCTTAGACAGTTGGTAGAGAATAAATGAATCAAACTCTTAAGACTCTCTCGAGTGCCTCTAGATCTTTGAAGAGTTaggctggtcacagtggggaggaacttaggagtaacatcacacagtccaatacaactttgcttattgtgacgctcggataatcttgctaaaataatcccacgctaatcaagcCACATCATCCCGATTACTGATGCTAAACGTCCGTTAGTTCAAACCgcgtcaaattaaaatttaaaattaatgtcgacaataaaagttttcgaaagtagaaacaaaaatgttcggtgggtgccaaatattaCAAGGGTAGTTATGGTACAGCaatcacatttttagaaaatggctaaataatttaaactgatttaaaacagaaaagaaaataaataaaaacaaaacaaaaaaaaactaaaacctaaaactaacaaaaaaaaaggaGAAACCCCCCTCTGGGCCgtggccaactgggccaacccccaggcccagccggcccacccctCCCCTCCATAACNNNNNNNNNNNNNNNNNNNNNNNNNNNNNNNNNNNNNNNNNNNNNNNNNNNNNNNNNNNNNNNNNNNNNNNNNNNNNNNNNNNNNNNNNNNNNNNNNNNNNNNNNNNNNNNNNNNNNNNNNNNNNNNNNNNNNNNNNNNNNNNNNNNNNNNNNNNNNNNNNNNNNNNNNNNNNNNNNNNNNNNNNNNNNNNNNNNNNNNNNNNNNNNNNNNNNNNNNNNNNNNNNNNNNNNNNNNNNNNNNNNNNNNNNNNNNNNNNNNNNNNNNNNNNNNNNNNNNNNNNNNNNNNNNNNNNNNNNNNNNNNNNNNNNNNNNNNNNNNNNNNNNNNNNNNNNNNNNNNNNNNNNNNNNNNNNNNNNNNNNNNNNNNNNNNNNNNNNNNNNNNNNNNNNNNNNNNNNNNNNNNNNNNNNNNNNNNNNNNNNNNNNNNNNNNNNNNNNNNNNNNNNNNNNNNNNNNNNNNNNNNNNNNNNNNNNNNNNNNNNNNNNNNNNNNNNNNNNNNNNNNNNNNNNNNNNNNNNNNNNNNNNNNNNNNNCGTGGCCTCGCCCGCGCCTTCCCGGTCCGGCGCCGTGGCCGCTGTTGTGCCCGCCGGCCACGCCCTGCCGTGGCCTGCCTCCCCTCTCGCCTGCAGCCGGCACCCAGCCCGCCTCGCCGGTGCTGGCGCGCGCGCCTGCGGCGGCCGCCCGGGTTCGCCCGTTAGCGGGGGGCGACCGCACCCTGCACCCAACGCCCGCAAGGCCCCATGGGCCACTGACCACGGGGGCCCgtccccagaacgttaaaaaaaagtaaaaagtatataaaaataaataaaacagtaattaaaataaaaacaaatttaattaattaattaattaattaattaattaagttaattaaccttaattaattaatctaattaacatgttagCTTGATTAAACagtgattagtttaactaaatcctaattaacctaacagagtatgacaggtgggtcccactggacccacgcgtaagtttgacttagtcaactctgttgactgctgacgtcagcatgacatcatgctgacgtcataaatccatttttcgaattaattaaataattaattaaattctagaaattaataaaatctttagaaaatcatatcttttaatccgtaactcggattaaaatattttcaacatgaaagttgctcagaacgacgggacgaatccggatacgcagtccgttcgtccgccacacacccctaacctatcgaacccgtaactttccccctccggctcctctgcccaaaaacacggaaccccgggaatacttcccggatgcttccccccttcaccggtatcacctcctaccgcgttagaacacgtctagctctgcctgttatcctgttatgcacttgcttgctatgtatttactgtttctcccccctcttctctccggtagactacgagaccgacgctgctgctgaccagttcgactacggagttgacgacccctctctcttgccagagcaaccaggcaagcccccccccccttgatcaccagatatcgcctattctcctctatactgcttgcattagagtagtgtagcatgttactgctttcgttaatcctattctgatgcatagcctgacattgtcgctacatttgttgataccttacctgcaatcctaaatgcttagtatagggtgctagtttatcatcattggccctacattcttgtcagtctgccttgctatactatcgggccgtgatcacttgggaggtgatcacgggtatatactatacatacttacatactatacagatggtgactaaagtcgggtcagctcattgagtacccgcaagtgattctgacgagggggctgaaaggacaggtggctccatcccggtagaggtgggcctgggttcccgacggccctcgactgttactttgtggcggagcgacagggcaggttgagaccacctaggagacaggtgggcctggccctgttcggcgttcgcggaaacttaacacgcttaacgagatcttgatatttgatctgagttggctacgagcctatacgcactaaccatctacgtgggagtagttatgggtatcccgacgtcgtggtatcagccgaaacacttcagacgtcagcgacggagcggcgcgcgccgaattggactggaacgccactaggctaggtctgctttcggccgccctcgcaacgtgcaggtgtgctatgggcgatgggcccagacccctgtgcgcttaggtttagaccggcgtgctggcctctctgttgtgcctaggtggggctgcgacgtgttgatcttccgcggccgggcatgacccaggaaagtgtgtccggccaaatgggattgagcgtgttgggctatgtggtgcaccctgcagggaagttaatctattcgaatagccgtgatcttcggtaacaggacgacttggagttgtaccttgaccttatgacaactagaaccggatacttaataaaacacacccttccaagtgccagatacaaccggtggtcgctctacctcagggatatgaggaggggatcgccgggtaggattatgctatgagatgctacttggagatgctacttggaggacttcaatctactctcttctacttgatgcaagacggtggctgcgagaagcgtagtcttcgacaggattagctatccccctcttattctggcattctgcagtttagtccactgatatggcctccctacacatatacccatgcatatgtagtgtagttccttgcttgcgagtactttggatgagtactcacggttgctttctcccccctttttccccttttcctttctttctggttgtcgcaaccagatgctggagccctggatccagacgccaccgtcgacgacgacccctactacaccggaggtgcccctactacgtgcagcccgctgacgacgaccaggagtagttaggaggatcccaggcaggaggcctgcgcctctttcgatctgtatcccagtttgtgctagccttctcaaggcaaacttgtttaacttatgtctgtactcagatactgttgcttccgctgactcgtctatgatcgagcacttgtattcgagccctcgaggcccctggcttgtattatgatgcttgtatgacttattttatttgtaaagttgtgttgtgatatcttcccgtgagtccctgatcttgatcgtacacatttgcgtgcatgattagtgtacgattgaatcgggggcgtcacaagttggtatcagagccgactgcctgtaggaatcccccttccaactccttggccgaagtcgagtctagactttacaaaacttttactaacatggctgtgcggcccatgggcccacgtcgccattgggtggtagtaggatcttttactccttgacctttactctgggactctgaactctcttctgctTGGGTTAAACAATTTctactaaaatctgactttaggttctcgaaaatactttctcccggagagccccttcagtccaggtgatcgccgactgcaccagaagatttcgaagttactcgccgaaactcttttgagactttgtgtccgttgcttttgcaattccctaccatcgaaatatccctatggataaatacatacacttgacgttcttacttttattcccagttgatcttgttattacaagataccctgaaaaactcatcgttgtttcgataatcccttgagcttactgccttgctgtcctttgtcacttgaatacccctacggttaattctcgcacttatcgagtatccgctcatcccccagttgttcatgtgttacacaaaagtcttcgaaataccacccgatattccgaaaatcctcagcaacctattgctctggaatttcttgtttgctttcattatgatta contains:
- the LOC119277034 gene encoding uncharacterized protein LOC119277034: MERGLALLGLGLALLLLAPSRRLASAAPVEDGLLMNGDFETAPPGGFVKSASVSEGAAIPSWTINGTVELISAGQHQGGMILIVPQGDHAVRLGNDAGIGQVVEVEKGSEYAITFSAARTCAQLESLNISAGSVSQTVDLQTLYSIEGWDAYALAFQAVDEQASIEFRNPGMEDDPTCGPILDNVAIKKLFSPDKAKENMVINGDFEEGPWMFPNTSFGVLLPTNLDEQTSALPGWMIESNRAVRFVDSDQYTVPQGKRAIELLSGKEGIISQMVETTPQKAYTLTFTLGSAGDSCQPPMAVMAFAGDQAQNFHYSPMGNATSQAVNVNFTARAERTRVALYSVYYNTRSDDHSSLCGPVIDDVRVWGLNGAAGLKASIALLIAMASVIVLVLF